In Thermotoga sp. Ku-13t, one genomic interval encodes:
- a CDS encoding DUF1844 domain-containing protein, protein MQEEEKTVKLSMEELIILFFNTIAARCWARLGLTRDEYGELRQDLKEARLGIDVLDAVLRVMEDELDEDLKRELEGVVANLKLNYVNQYNKSKEAKT, encoded by the coding sequence GTGCAGGAAGAAGAAAAAACCGTGAAGCTTTCTATGGAAGAGCTCATAATTCTTTTCTTCAACACGATCGCCGCTCGATGCTGGGCGAGGCTCGGTCTCACGAGAGATGAGTACGGTGAACTGAGGCAGGACCTGAAAGAGGCGAGGTTGGGCATCGATGTGCTCGATGCGGTGCTCAGGGTGATGGAAGACGAGCTGGACGAGGACCTGAAAAGAGAGCTGGAGGGCGTGGTGGCGAATCTGAAGCTTAACTACGTCAATCAATACAACAAATCGAAAGAGGCGAAAACATGA
- a CDS encoding macro domain-containing protein, which yields MLLKSFVLNNTTIEIVQDDITKQDTEAIVNAANSHLKHGGGVAAAIVRAGGEQIQKESDDYVKKHGPLAVSEVAVTGAGKLKAKYVLHVVGPRCGEGNEHEKLYRAVRNVLEKADELQLSSISIPAVSSGIFGFPKDQCAEVFFKAITNFLKEHPSTTLKTIRLCNIDEETSRIFLSVFEKNWR from the coding sequence ATGCTCCTGAAAAGTTTTGTCCTGAACAACACAACTATCGAGATCGTTCAGGACGACATAACGAAACAGGATACAGAAGCAATCGTGAACGCTGCCAATTCTCATTTGAAACACGGCGGAGGTGTGGCAGCAGCCATCGTGCGCGCGGGTGGGGAACAGATTCAGAAAGAAAGCGATGATTATGTGAAAAAACATGGGCCTCTGGCGGTTTCCGAAGTTGCAGTGACTGGCGCTGGAAAGTTGAAAGCGAAGTACGTGCTTCACGTCGTTGGACCTCGCTGTGGTGAAGGAAACGAACATGAAAAACTTTACAGGGCGGTTCGAAACGTCCTGGAGAAGGCCGACGAGTTGCAACTAAGTTCGATAAGCATCCCTGCAGTGAGTAGCGGTATCTTCGGTTTTCCAAAGGATCAGTGTGCCGAGGTTTTCTTCAAGGCTATAACGAATTTTCTCAAAGAACATCCCAGCACCACATTGAAGACCATCAGACTCTGCAACATAGATGAAGAAACCAGCAGAATCTTTCTCTCTGTTTTCGAGAAGAACTGGAGGTGA
- the ychF gene encoding redox-regulated ATPase YchF produces MKKAGIVGLPNSGKSTLFNALTNQNVPAEKYPFCTIEPNVGVLVVEDERLTKLAQMEGSKDQIHPFFHIIDIAGLVKGASKGEGLGNQFLDHISKVDMIFHVVRCFKIDDVSHPMGSVDPVRDVEIVEIELILKDLETVNKRIEKIAKQARTGEETARFELHFLERLKAHLEYGKPARILPRNEQEQAILDSLFLLSEKPVIYVANVDEWGLGQGLDKIVERMAKERSSESITVNAQIESEARELSPEEARELLLAYGFDTNLKKRFLEHIKRALKLICFLTATRNEARSWLVPEGITAYEAAGLIHSDIQKGFIKAEVIPFEQLLQFPSFREAREAGAVRSHGKDYVIREGNVVHFLFHA; encoded by the coding sequence ATGAAAAAAGCTGGCATCGTGGGACTTCCAAACAGCGGCAAGTCCACACTCTTCAACGCGCTCACGAACCAGAACGTTCCCGCGGAGAAGTATCCTTTTTGCACGATAGAACCGAACGTAGGAGTTTTGGTCGTCGAAGACGAACGTTTGACCAAACTCGCACAGATGGAAGGCTCCAAGGATCAGATCCATCCTTTCTTCCACATCATCGACATCGCAGGATTGGTGAAAGGAGCAAGTAAAGGAGAAGGTCTTGGAAATCAGTTTCTCGATCACATAAGCAAGGTGGATATGATTTTCCATGTGGTAAGGTGTTTCAAGATAGACGACGTCTCACATCCCATGGGTAGCGTGGATCCCGTGAGAGACGTAGAGATCGTCGAGATCGAGCTTATACTGAAAGATCTTGAGACTGTGAACAAGAGAATCGAAAAGATCGCCAAACAGGCAAGAACAGGGGAAGAAACTGCTCGCTTTGAGCTCCATTTTCTCGAACGTCTCAAAGCGCACCTCGAATATGGAAAGCCCGCGAGAATCTTGCCAAGGAACGAACAGGAGCAAGCGATCCTCGACTCGCTGTTTCTACTATCGGAGAAACCTGTTATCTACGTTGCGAACGTGGACGAATGGGGATTAGGTCAGGGACTGGATAAAATTGTCGAAAGAATGGCGAAAGAGAGATCGTCCGAATCCATCACAGTGAACGCGCAGATAGAATCCGAAGCGAGAGAGCTTTCTCCAGAAGAAGCACGCGAACTGTTGCTCGCATACGGGTTCGACACGAACCTCAAAAAGCGATTCCTCGAACACATAAAGCGCGCGTTGAAGTTGATCTGTTTCCTAACGGCTACGAGGAACGAAGCGAGAAGCTGGCTGGTTCCTGAAGGAATCACAGCGTACGAAGCTGCTGGCCTGATACACTCAGACATACAGAAGGGTTTCATAAAGGCCGAAGTGATTCCCTTCGAGCAGCTTTTGCAGTTTCCCTCCTTCAGGGAAGCACGCGAGGCGGGGGCTGTGAGGTCGCACGGAAAAGACTACGTGATCAGGGAGGGGAAC
- a CDS encoding ABC transporter substrate-binding protein: MKRFWLLLLVSAFTLVFASELNVAVLGDVRSLNPFLVKSSAERIVVGYLYETLLTESAGQIVGALAEDFQVDFSNNSLILRLKDRKFHDGSPVTADDVVFSFNYILQKRLPLGPILAYFTGAEKIDEKTGRLKFRTVNVSMLSFAPMAVPIIPKSIWEKIDKPLEFPNIEKPIGSGVLAFEKLTPQSVVMKFFKDHPDAPKQLDGVVFHIVQDETMGFLGLVKGDYDYLFWNLDPELAKHVMDNPKKYPDVKVALIEGGVVNVILFNHRKAPMNDVNFRKAVLYALNYQELVEKVYSGLADVASLGLIPRRAKGVFDESVGCVQRNISMAKEFLKKCNYDGKKLTLLVSSDRKTMDMAEYIRLYLKDVGIQVELDVQGPEGLTTKLKKADFDLALYSYSLGSHPEMVFYHLHSSRGEMKDGQVVGFNYGGVNIPELDAALESIWMAFSERDRVDAFMGLQKLFAELVPVVPLLVPVDIEAYSTKNFTGWVVLPGEGVMNAETFKSLKPVR; encoded by the coding sequence ATGAAGAGATTCTGGCTCCTTCTCCTCGTATCAGCATTCACGCTCGTCTTCGCGTCTGAATTGAACGTCGCGGTGCTGGGAGATGTCAGGTCGCTGAACCCGTTCTTAGTGAAGTCTTCGGCCGAGAGGATCGTTGTTGGGTATCTCTACGAAACGTTGCTCACAGAAAGTGCCGGACAGATTGTCGGAGCCTTGGCGGAAGATTTTCAGGTTGATTTTTCGAACAACAGTTTGATATTGAGGTTGAAGGATCGAAAATTCCACGACGGTTCACCCGTAACTGCAGATGACGTTGTCTTCTCGTTCAATTACATACTCCAAAAGAGATTACCACTCGGTCCGATTCTGGCATATTTCACGGGAGCGGAGAAAATAGACGAAAAGACTGGGAGGCTGAAATTCAGAACGGTGAATGTGTCGATGCTGTCTTTTGCACCCATGGCGGTCCCGATCATTCCAAAGTCCATCTGGGAAAAAATAGACAAACCTCTGGAATTTCCAAACATCGAAAAGCCCATAGGGAGTGGTGTGCTTGCGTTCGAGAAGTTGACTCCGCAGAGCGTTGTTATGAAGTTCTTCAAAGATCATCCCGACGCCCCGAAGCAGCTGGATGGTGTGGTGTTCCACATAGTTCAGGACGAGACGATGGGATTCCTGGGTTTGGTCAAGGGTGACTATGACTATCTCTTCTGGAACCTCGACCCGGAACTCGCCAAGCATGTGATGGACAATCCTAAAAAGTATCCAGACGTGAAGGTAGCGCTCATTGAAGGTGGAGTCGTGAACGTGATTCTCTTCAACCACAGAAAAGCGCCCATGAACGATGTGAACTTCAGAAAGGCCGTTCTCTACGCGCTGAATTACCAGGAACTCGTGGAGAAGGTCTACAGTGGTCTTGCGGATGTGGCCTCACTCGGTTTGATTCCGAGAAGGGCAAAAGGTGTCTTCGACGAGAGTGTGGGATGCGTTCAGCGAAACATTTCTATGGCGAAAGAATTCCTGAAGAAGTGCAATTACGACGGCAAAAAACTGACTTTACTGGTATCTTCTGATCGAAAGACCATGGACATGGCAGAGTACATAAGGCTCTATCTGAAGGACGTTGGAATCCAGGTTGAACTCGACGTTCAGGGTCCAGAAGGTTTGACGACGAAACTCAAGAAAGCTGACTTCGATCTCGCATTGTACTCTTACAGCCTCGGAAGCCATCCAGAGATGGTGTTCTACCATCTGCATTCTTCAAGGGGTGAAATGAAGGATGGCCAGGTCGTCGGGTTCAACTACGGTGGTGTCAACATTCCGGAGTTGGATGCGGCACTCGAATCGATATGGATGGCGTTTTCGGAAAGAGACCGTGTGGACGCTTTCATGGGGTTGCAAAAACTTTTCGCGGAACTCGTTCCGGTTGTACCCCTCCTCGTGCCTGTGGACATCGAAGCGTACAGCACGAAGAATTTCACAGGATGGGTCGTGTTACCTGGCGAGGGCGTGATGAACGCAGAAACGTTCAAATCCTTGAAACCGGTAAGGTGA
- a CDS encoding OsmC family protein, producing the protein MQTEWLGNMAFLAHTDSGRQVLMDSRKDHGGLSAGPSPMELVLAALTGCTGMDVVSILAKMKVLDEVESFRMEVSAERAQDHPKIYTKIHLKYIFKFKNQPFKEQVEKAVQLSQEKYCSVAGMLKKAAELTYEIVYE; encoded by the coding sequence TTGCAAACCGAATGGCTTGGAAATATGGCTTTTCTGGCTCACACGGATTCTGGAAGGCAGGTGTTGATGGACAGCAGGAAGGACCACGGTGGACTTTCCGCAGGACCGAGCCCCATGGAACTGGTGCTCGCAGCACTCACGGGCTGCACAGGTATGGATGTCGTCTCCATTCTGGCGAAGATGAAGGTGCTGGACGAAGTTGAAAGCTTCAGGATGGAAGTTTCCGCCGAGCGGGCGCAGGACCATCCAAAGATATACACCAAGATCCATCTCAAGTACATCTTCAAATTCAAGAACCAACCGTTCAAAGAGCAGGTCGAAAAGGCCGTCCAGTTGTCCCAGGAAAAGTACTGTAGCGTTGCTGGGATGTTGAAGAAAGCGGCCGAACTCACTTACGAGATCGTTTACGAATAG